The following proteins are encoded in a genomic region of Rattus rattus isolate New Zealand chromosome 2, Rrattus_CSIRO_v1, whole genome shotgun sequence:
- the Zp1 gene encoding zona pellucida sperm-binding protein 1 isoform X1, translating to MAWGCFVVLLLLMAAPLRLGQDLHLKPGFEYSYDCGVQGMQLLVFPRPNQTIQFKVLDEFGNRFEVNNCSICYHWVISEAQKPAVFSADYKGCHVLEKQDGRFHLRVFIQAVLPNGRVDTAQDVTLICPKPDHILTPEPYLAPPTTPQPFIPHIFALHPISDHTLTGSGHTGLTTLYPETHPTPAPPSSEPGPVGPTVPQSQWGTLGSWELTELDSIGTHLLQERCQVASGHIPCMVKGSSEEACQQAGCCYDNTKEVPCYYGNTVTLQCFRSGYFTLVMSQETALTHGVMLDNVHLAYAPNGCPPTQKTSAFVVFHVPLTLCGTAIQVVGKQLVYENQLVSNIEVQTGPQGSITRDGVFRLHVRCIFNASDFLPIRASIFSPQPPAPVTQSGPLRLELRIATDKTFSSYYQGSDYPLVRLLQEPVYIEVRLLQRTDPGLALMLHQCWATPSASPFEQPQWPILSDGCPFKGDNYRTQMVAADRATLPFWSHYQRFTIATFTLLDSSSQNALRGQVYFFCSASACHPVGSETCSTTCDSEIARHRRSSGHHNSTIRALDIVSSPGAVGFEDAPKLELSGSLRNSGSRPLFWVLQLLALTLVLGDGVLVGLSRAWA from the exons ATGGCCTGGGGTTGTTTTGTGGTCCTGCTTCTGCTGATGGCAGCTCCCCTGAGATTGGGTCAGGATCTGCATCTCAAGCCTGGCTTTGAATACAGCTATGACTGTGGGGTACAGGGCATGCAGCTGCTGGTGTTCCCCAGGCCAAACCAGACTATCCAATTCAAGGTGCTGG atGAATTTGGGAACCGGTTTGAGGTGAATAACTGCTCTATCTGCTACCACTGGGTGATCAGTGAGGCCCAGAAGCCCGCAGTGTTCTCAGCTGATTACAAAGGTTGCCACGTGCTGGAGAAG CAGGATGGGCGTTTCCACCTGAGGGTGTTCATACAAGCCGTACTACCCAATGGCCGTGTGGATACAGCACAAGATGTCACTCTGATCTGTCCCAAACCAGACCACATCTTGACTCCAGAGCCCTACCTGGCACCACCCACCACACCTCAGCCTTTTATACCTCATATTTTTGCCCTTCACCCCATCTCTGACCACACCTTGACTGGGTCTGGCCACACTGGTCTCACTACATTGTACCCAGAGACCCATCCAACTCCCGCTCCACCATCCTCAGAACCTGGACCTGTTGGACCCACCGTGCCTCAGTCCCAGTGGGGCACCTTGGGGTCCTGGGAATTGACTGAGCTGGATTCTATAG GTACCCATCTGCTCCAGGAGCGATGTCAGGTAGCCTCTGGGCACATCCCCTGCATGGTAAAAGGTAGTTCTGAGGAAGCCTGTCAGCAGGCCGGCTGCTGCTATGACAACACCAAAGAAGTGCCCTGTTACTATGGCAACACAG TCACTCTCCAGTGTTTCAGAAGTGGCTACTTTACCTTGGTCATGTCGCAAGAAACAGCCTTGACACACGGGGTCATGCTGGACAATGTCCACCTAGCCTATGCCCCCAACGGATGCCCCCCTACCCAGAAGACAAGTGCTTTTGTGGTTTTCCATGTCCCTCTTACCCTCTGTGGAACAGCAATCCAG GTGGTTGGTAAGCAGCTCGTCTATGAGAACCAGCTGGTGTCTAACATTGAGGTCCAAACGGGACCACAGGGTTCCATCACTCGGGATGGTGTCTTCCG GCTTCATGTTCGCTGTATCTTCAATGCTAGTGATTTCCTGCCCATCCGGGCATCTATCTTCTCACCACAACCACCTGCCCCTGTGACCCAGTCTGGACCCCTGAGGCTGGAGCTGAGGATTGCCACGG ATAAGACTTTCAGCTCCTACTACCAGGGGAGTGACTATCCTCTTGTGAGACTGCTCCAGGAACCAGTCTACATAGAGGTCCGTCTCCTGCAGAGAACTGATCCTGGTCTGGCTCTCATGCTTCATCAGTGCTGGGCCACACCCTCTGCCAGCCCCTTTGAGCAGCCCCAATGGCCCATTCTGTCAGATGG GTGTCCTTTCAAGGGTGACAACTACAGAACACAAATGGTGGCTGCAGACAGGGCAACGCTGCCCTTCTGGTCTCACTATCAGCGCTTCACCATCGCCACCTTCACTCTCCTTGACTCCAGCTCCCAGAATGCCCTTCGGGGACAG GTCTATTTCTTCTGTAGTGCCTCTGCCTGCCACCCTGTGGGGTCCGAGACATGCTCTACTACCTGTGACTCTGAGATAGCAA GGCATCGACGATCCTCTGGTCACCACAATAGCACTATCCGGGCCCTGGACATTGTGAGCTCTCCAGGAGCAGTGGGCTTTGAGGATGCTCCTAAACTGGAGCTTTCAG GTTCCCTCAGGAACTCCGGTTCAAGACCCTTATTCTGGGTGCTCCAACTGCTGGCCCTCACCCTAGTCCTGGGGGATGGTGTCTTGGTGGGTCTGAGTAGGGCCTGGGCCTAG
- the Zp1 gene encoding zona pellucida sperm-binding protein 1 isoform X2 — MAWGCFVVLLLLMAAPLRLGQDLHLKPGFEYSYDCGVQGMQLLVFPRPNQTIQFKVLDEFGNRFEVNNCSICYHWVISEAQKPAVFSADYKGCHVLEKDGRFHLRVFIQAVLPNGRVDTAQDVTLICPKPDHILTPEPYLAPPTTPQPFIPHIFALHPISDHTLTGSGHTGLTTLYPETHPTPAPPSSEPGPVGPTVPQSQWGTLGSWELTELDSIGTHLLQERCQVASGHIPCMVKGSSEEACQQAGCCYDNTKEVPCYYGNTVTLQCFRSGYFTLVMSQETALTHGVMLDNVHLAYAPNGCPPTQKTSAFVVFHVPLTLCGTAIQVVGKQLVYENQLVSNIEVQTGPQGSITRDGVFRLHVRCIFNASDFLPIRASIFSPQPPAPVTQSGPLRLELRIATDKTFSSYYQGSDYPLVRLLQEPVYIEVRLLQRTDPGLALMLHQCWATPSASPFEQPQWPILSDGCPFKGDNYRTQMVAADRATLPFWSHYQRFTIATFTLLDSSSQNALRGQVYFFCSASACHPVGSETCSTTCDSEIARHRRSSGHHNSTIRALDIVSSPGAVGFEDAPKLELSGSLRNSGSRPLFWVLQLLALTLVLGDGVLVGLSRAWA, encoded by the exons ATGGCCTGGGGTTGTTTTGTGGTCCTGCTTCTGCTGATGGCAGCTCCCCTGAGATTGGGTCAGGATCTGCATCTCAAGCCTGGCTTTGAATACAGCTATGACTGTGGGGTACAGGGCATGCAGCTGCTGGTGTTCCCCAGGCCAAACCAGACTATCCAATTCAAGGTGCTGG atGAATTTGGGAACCGGTTTGAGGTGAATAACTGCTCTATCTGCTACCACTGGGTGATCAGTGAGGCCCAGAAGCCCGCAGTGTTCTCAGCTGATTACAAAGGTTGCCACGTGCTGGAGAAG GATGGGCGTTTCCACCTGAGGGTGTTCATACAAGCCGTACTACCCAATGGCCGTGTGGATACAGCACAAGATGTCACTCTGATCTGTCCCAAACCAGACCACATCTTGACTCCAGAGCCCTACCTGGCACCACCCACCACACCTCAGCCTTTTATACCTCATATTTTTGCCCTTCACCCCATCTCTGACCACACCTTGACTGGGTCTGGCCACACTGGTCTCACTACATTGTACCCAGAGACCCATCCAACTCCCGCTCCACCATCCTCAGAACCTGGACCTGTTGGACCCACCGTGCCTCAGTCCCAGTGGGGCACCTTGGGGTCCTGGGAATTGACTGAGCTGGATTCTATAG GTACCCATCTGCTCCAGGAGCGATGTCAGGTAGCCTCTGGGCACATCCCCTGCATGGTAAAAGGTAGTTCTGAGGAAGCCTGTCAGCAGGCCGGCTGCTGCTATGACAACACCAAAGAAGTGCCCTGTTACTATGGCAACACAG TCACTCTCCAGTGTTTCAGAAGTGGCTACTTTACCTTGGTCATGTCGCAAGAAACAGCCTTGACACACGGGGTCATGCTGGACAATGTCCACCTAGCCTATGCCCCCAACGGATGCCCCCCTACCCAGAAGACAAGTGCTTTTGTGGTTTTCCATGTCCCTCTTACCCTCTGTGGAACAGCAATCCAG GTGGTTGGTAAGCAGCTCGTCTATGAGAACCAGCTGGTGTCTAACATTGAGGTCCAAACGGGACCACAGGGTTCCATCACTCGGGATGGTGTCTTCCG GCTTCATGTTCGCTGTATCTTCAATGCTAGTGATTTCCTGCCCATCCGGGCATCTATCTTCTCACCACAACCACCTGCCCCTGTGACCCAGTCTGGACCCCTGAGGCTGGAGCTGAGGATTGCCACGG ATAAGACTTTCAGCTCCTACTACCAGGGGAGTGACTATCCTCTTGTGAGACTGCTCCAGGAACCAGTCTACATAGAGGTCCGTCTCCTGCAGAGAACTGATCCTGGTCTGGCTCTCATGCTTCATCAGTGCTGGGCCACACCCTCTGCCAGCCCCTTTGAGCAGCCCCAATGGCCCATTCTGTCAGATGG GTGTCCTTTCAAGGGTGACAACTACAGAACACAAATGGTGGCTGCAGACAGGGCAACGCTGCCCTTCTGGTCTCACTATCAGCGCTTCACCATCGCCACCTTCACTCTCCTTGACTCCAGCTCCCAGAATGCCCTTCGGGGACAG GTCTATTTCTTCTGTAGTGCCTCTGCCTGCCACCCTGTGGGGTCCGAGACATGCTCTACTACCTGTGACTCTGAGATAGCAA GGCATCGACGATCCTCTGGTCACCACAATAGCACTATCCGGGCCCTGGACATTGTGAGCTCTCCAGGAGCAGTGGGCTTTGAGGATGCTCCTAAACTGGAGCTTTCAG GTTCCCTCAGGAACTCCGGTTCAAGACCCTTATTCTGGGTGCTCCAACTGCTGGCCCTCACCCTAGTCCTGGGGGATGGTGTCTTGGTGGGTCTGAGTAGGGCCTGGGCCTAG